From Sander lucioperca isolate FBNREF2018 chromosome 14, SLUC_FBN_1.2, whole genome shotgun sequence, the proteins below share one genomic window:
- the clic1 gene encoding chloride intracellular channel protein 1 has translation MSEANQPKVELFVKAGSDGQSIGNCPFSQRLFMVLWLKGVTFDVTTVDMKRKPDILKDLAPGAQPPFLLYGSEVKTDTNKIEEFLEENLSPPKYPRLAARNPESNTAGMDVFSKFSAYVKNSNPQANENLEKGLLKALKKLDDYLGSPLPDEIDENSDDELTSSTRPFLDGQELTLADCNLLPKLHIVKVVCLKYRNFSIPQSLTNLWRYLNAAYAREEFASTCPIDEEIHIAYSSVAKALK, from the exons GCAGGAAGCGATGGTCAGAGCATCGGCAACTGTCCCTTCTCCCAGCGTCTCTTCATGGTGCTGTGGCTGAAAGGAGTCACCTTCGATGTTACCACAGTGGATatgaagag GAAGCCAGACATCTTGAAGGACCTGGCTCCGGGTGCCCAACCTCCCTTCCTGTTGTACGGCAGCGAGGTGAAAACAGACACCAACAAGATCGAGGAGTTCCTGGAGGAAAATCTCAGCCCTCCGAA GTATCCCCGTCTGGCTGCTCGTAACCCAGAGTCCAACACAGCAGGCATGGATGTTTTCTCCAAATTCTCTGCTTACGTCAAGAACTCAAACCCTCAGGCAAACGAAA ATCTAGAGAAAGGCCTGCTGAAGGCTCTGAAGAAGCTGGACGACTACCTCGGCTCCCCACTTCCTGACGAGATCGATGAGAATAGCGACGATGAGCTCACTTCCTCAACCCGCCCCTTCCTGGATGGCCAAGAGCTTACTCTAGCTGACTGCAACTTGCTGCCTAAGCTCCACATCGTGAAG GTGGTGTGTTTAAAATACCGAAACTTCAGCATCCCTCAGTCTCTGACAAACCTCTGGAGGTACCTGAACGCAGCGTACGCCAGGGAGGAGTTTGCCTCCACCTGCCCGATCGACGAGGAGATCCACATCGCCTACTCCTCTGTAGCTAAAGCTCTCAAGTAG